A stretch of the Lactuca sativa cultivar Salinas chromosome 9, Lsat_Salinas_v11, whole genome shotgun sequence genome encodes the following:
- the LOC111883968 gene encoding uncharacterized protein At5g08430 isoform X1: MKKKANKAYKKEDYSEEWCFVCKDGGDLIICDHKDCLKSYHPECAQSSANSKRRFICDLHKCDICDRTSDLVHCYCCPKGVCRRCIKSADFVHVKGKKGFCNHCLKLALLVEEKKDVDSDGETIDFNNRNTYETLYKEYWEIINNTEKLTLDVLIAAKGQLKSGKNYDSDKYDDHSDDNQCSDYEEKGDDMELHESAKKTKRSKPESSSKTKGKSKAKEKEKMKPNKEEFMGWGSTRLIQFLENIGKDTTNALSQRELEKIVKGYGKEKDLIQKNKIIECDVWLRSIFKRKTIKLNRIYDSLETHLAENQVSSDDDDDDELGLDDDDMDCKEEEVVASKRKKKNNGDKLIEKEEPAVDITCFRFASIVPENIRLVYLRRSLVQKLEKEPESFESKVIGSFVRVKEDANGFFLRNAYRLMQVTGVKKCLVGESEQTFMLQSLETDICINLLSDDEFTEEECQDLKNKVKSGLLKKLEVVEVEEKARSLHKDIVTHWIPRELALLKHRIDQANEKGWRKELHEYLERRQFLQTPENQTKLLEKIPTVIPDIEEAEPLEDDKKDNKDSPKSILIHSSSGKFKDIGITSEDSKQEMPASEKYAMAVKLQKFFENKPKKPFIVKKPTQLFDSSDEKSTVDIRKEDLEDIKSSQWYVMSPCGDKVGPVSLSVLKNWSQTRVALESKIYNSSQTEDQAKPLTDVLHLAFDGK, encoded by the exons ATGAAAAAGAAAGCGAATAAAGCTTACAAAAAGGAAGATTATTCGGAAGAATGGTGCTTCGTCTGCAAAGATGGTGGCGATTTAATTATTTGTGACCACAA GGACTGTTTGAAGTCGTATCATCCCGAATGCGCACAATCATCTGCAAATTCCAAACGTCGATTTATATGTG ATCTGCATAAATGTGATATTTGTGATAGAACTTCCGATCTAGTCCATTGTTATTGTTGTCCAAAAGGTGTATGCAGACGTTGTATCAAATCTGCTGATTTTGTTCATGTGAAAGGGAAGAAAGGATTCTGCAATCATTGCTTGAAGCTTGCACTACTTGTAGAAGAAAAGAAGGATGTTGACTCTGATGGG GAAACTATCGACTTCAATAATCGTAACACTTATGAGACTTTGTATAAGGAATATTGGGAGATTATTAATAATACCGAAAAGTTAACTCTTGATGTTCTAATAGCTGCAAAAGGGCAGTTAAAATCCGGAAAGAATTATGATTCAGATAAGTATGATGATCATAGTGATGACAACCAGTGTTCGGATTATGAAGAAAAAGGTGATGACATGGAATTACATGAATcagcaaaaaaaacaaaaagatcaAAGCCCGAATCATCATCCAAAACAAAAGGGAAGTCAAAAgcgaaagagaaagagaaaatgAAACCAAACAAGGAAGAATTCATGGGATGGGGATCAACACGTTTAATCCAGTTTCTTGAAAACATAGGGAAAGATACAACGAATGCTTTATCACAAAGGGAGCTTGAAAAGATTGTAAAGGGATATGGTAAGGAGAAAGACCTTATTCAGAAAAACAAGATAATTGAATGTGATGTATGGTTACGTTCTATTTTCAAGAGGAAAACAATCAAACTCAACCGAATTTATGATTCTTTGGAAACCCATTTGGCGGAAAATCAAGTGTCATCAGACGACGACGATGATGATGAATTAGGGTTGGATGATGATGATATGGATTGTAAGGAAGAGGAAGTGGTGGCAAGTAAAAGGAAGAAAAAGAACAATGGAGATAAGTTAATAGAGAAGGAAGAGCCAGCGGTTGATATTACATGTTTTCGTTTTGCATCTATTGTTCCTGAAAACATTAGGCTTGTGTATTTGAGAAGAAGTTTAGTGCAGAAACTTGAAAAAGAACCTGAGAGCTTTGAAAGTAAGGTAATAGGTAGTTTTGTGAGAGTTAAAGAAGATGCGAATGGTTTCTTTCTAAGGAATGCTTATCGTCTTATGCAAGTAACCG GCGTAAAAAAATGTTTGGTTGGTGAAAGTGAGCAGACTTTTATGCTGCAATCTTTAGAAACGGATATATGCATTAATTTGCTGTCAGATGATGAGTTCACTGAG GAGGAATGTCAAGATTTGAAAAACAAAGTGAAATCCGGCTTACTGAAAAAGCTTGAAGTG GTTGAAGTTGAAGAGAAGGCTAGGAGTCTTCACAAGGACATTGTAACACAT TGGATTCCCCGAGAGCTGGCTTTATTGAAACACCGTATTGATCAAGCAAATGAAAAAGGATGGAGAAAAGA GCTGCATGAGTATTTGGAAAGAAGGCAATTCCTACAAACTCCAGAAAATCAGACAAAATTACTTGAAAAGATCCCCACTGTGATTCCAGATATTGAAGAAGCTGAACCTCTTGAAGATGATAAGAAAGATAACAAAGACTCACCAAAATCTATTCTAATACATTCATCATCTGGAAAATTTAAAGACATTGGCATTACTTCAG AAGATAGTAAACAAGAAATGCCAGCATCTGAAAAATACGCAATGGCAGTAAAACTCCAAAAGTTTTTTGAAAACAAGCCAAAAAAACCATTTATTGTCAAAAAACCTACTCAATTGTTTGACTCAAGTGATGAAAAGTCAACCGTTGATATACGCAAGGAGGATCTTGAAGACATTAAAAGCTCACAATGGTATGTTATGAGCCCATGTGGCGATAAGGTGGGGCCCGTCTCGTTGTCAGTGCTTAAAAACTGGAGTCAAACCCGAGTTGCATTGGAGTCAAAGATTTACAACTCAAGTCAAACTGAAGACCAGGCGAAACCGTTGACCGATGTGCTTCATCTTGCTTTTGATGGAAAATAA
- the LOC111883968 gene encoding uncharacterized protein At5g08430 isoform X2, which yields MDCLKSYHPECAQSSANSKRRFICDLHKCDICDRTSDLVHCYCCPKGVCRRCIKSADFVHVKGKKGFCNHCLKLALLVEEKKDVDSDGETIDFNNRNTYETLYKEYWEIINNTEKLTLDVLIAAKGQLKSGKNYDSDKYDDHSDDNQCSDYEEKGDDMELHESAKKTKRSKPESSSKTKGKSKAKEKEKMKPNKEEFMGWGSTRLIQFLENIGKDTTNALSQRELEKIVKGYGKEKDLIQKNKIIECDVWLRSIFKRKTIKLNRIYDSLETHLAENQVSSDDDDDDELGLDDDDMDCKEEEVVASKRKKKNNGDKLIEKEEPAVDITCFRFASIVPENIRLVYLRRSLVQKLEKEPESFESKVIGSFVRVKEDANGFFLRNAYRLMQVTGVKKCLVGESEQTFMLQSLETDICINLLSDDEFTEEECQDLKNKVKSGLLKKLEVVEVEEKARSLHKDIVTHWIPRELALLKHRIDQANEKGWRKELHEYLERRQFLQTPENQTKLLEKIPTVIPDIEEAEPLEDDKKDNKDSPKSILIHSSSGKFKDIGITSEDSKQEMPASEKYAMAVKLQKFFENKPKKPFIVKKPTQLFDSSDEKSTVDIRKEDLEDIKSSQWYVMSPCGDKVGPVSLSVLKNWSQTRVALESKIYNSSQTEDQAKPLTDVLHLAFDGK from the exons AT GGACTGTTTGAAGTCGTATCATCCCGAATGCGCACAATCATCTGCAAATTCCAAACGTCGATTTATATGTG ATCTGCATAAATGTGATATTTGTGATAGAACTTCCGATCTAGTCCATTGTTATTGTTGTCCAAAAGGTGTATGCAGACGTTGTATCAAATCTGCTGATTTTGTTCATGTGAAAGGGAAGAAAGGATTCTGCAATCATTGCTTGAAGCTTGCACTACTTGTAGAAGAAAAGAAGGATGTTGACTCTGATGGG GAAACTATCGACTTCAATAATCGTAACACTTATGAGACTTTGTATAAGGAATATTGGGAGATTATTAATAATACCGAAAAGTTAACTCTTGATGTTCTAATAGCTGCAAAAGGGCAGTTAAAATCCGGAAAGAATTATGATTCAGATAAGTATGATGATCATAGTGATGACAACCAGTGTTCGGATTATGAAGAAAAAGGTGATGACATGGAATTACATGAATcagcaaaaaaaacaaaaagatcaAAGCCCGAATCATCATCCAAAACAAAAGGGAAGTCAAAAgcgaaagagaaagagaaaatgAAACCAAACAAGGAAGAATTCATGGGATGGGGATCAACACGTTTAATCCAGTTTCTTGAAAACATAGGGAAAGATACAACGAATGCTTTATCACAAAGGGAGCTTGAAAAGATTGTAAAGGGATATGGTAAGGAGAAAGACCTTATTCAGAAAAACAAGATAATTGAATGTGATGTATGGTTACGTTCTATTTTCAAGAGGAAAACAATCAAACTCAACCGAATTTATGATTCTTTGGAAACCCATTTGGCGGAAAATCAAGTGTCATCAGACGACGACGATGATGATGAATTAGGGTTGGATGATGATGATATGGATTGTAAGGAAGAGGAAGTGGTGGCAAGTAAAAGGAAGAAAAAGAACAATGGAGATAAGTTAATAGAGAAGGAAGAGCCAGCGGTTGATATTACATGTTTTCGTTTTGCATCTATTGTTCCTGAAAACATTAGGCTTGTGTATTTGAGAAGAAGTTTAGTGCAGAAACTTGAAAAAGAACCTGAGAGCTTTGAAAGTAAGGTAATAGGTAGTTTTGTGAGAGTTAAAGAAGATGCGAATGGTTTCTTTCTAAGGAATGCTTATCGTCTTATGCAAGTAACCG GCGTAAAAAAATGTTTGGTTGGTGAAAGTGAGCAGACTTTTATGCTGCAATCTTTAGAAACGGATATATGCATTAATTTGCTGTCAGATGATGAGTTCACTGAG GAGGAATGTCAAGATTTGAAAAACAAAGTGAAATCCGGCTTACTGAAAAAGCTTGAAGTG GTTGAAGTTGAAGAGAAGGCTAGGAGTCTTCACAAGGACATTGTAACACAT TGGATTCCCCGAGAGCTGGCTTTATTGAAACACCGTATTGATCAAGCAAATGAAAAAGGATGGAGAAAAGA GCTGCATGAGTATTTGGAAAGAAGGCAATTCCTACAAACTCCAGAAAATCAGACAAAATTACTTGAAAAGATCCCCACTGTGATTCCAGATATTGAAGAAGCTGAACCTCTTGAAGATGATAAGAAAGATAACAAAGACTCACCAAAATCTATTCTAATACATTCATCATCTGGAAAATTTAAAGACATTGGCATTACTTCAG AAGATAGTAAACAAGAAATGCCAGCATCTGAAAAATACGCAATGGCAGTAAAACTCCAAAAGTTTTTTGAAAACAAGCCAAAAAAACCATTTATTGTCAAAAAACCTACTCAATTGTTTGACTCAAGTGATGAAAAGTCAACCGTTGATATACGCAAGGAGGATCTTGAAGACATTAAAAGCTCACAATGGTATGTTATGAGCCCATGTGGCGATAAGGTGGGGCCCGTCTCGTTGTCAGTGCTTAAAAACTGGAGTCAAACCCGAGTTGCATTGGAGTCAAAGATTTACAACTCAAGTCAAACTGAAGACCAGGCGAAACCGTTGACCGATGTGCTTCATCTTGCTTTTGATGGAAAATAA
- the LOC111883973 gene encoding uncharacterized protein LOC111883973: MHPPLTLHRHPMCAEIIEQFQKCHLDHPYAKFFGECTDLKIKLDKCFRQEKAVKRKANFEESKKLKERLQAYRKEAAGTENIM; this comes from the exons ATGCACCCTCCTTTGACGTTACATAGGCACCCAATGTGTGCTGAA ATAATTGAACAGTTTCAGAAGTGCCACCTGGACCACCCTTATGCAAAATTCTTTGGTGAGTGCACAGATCTCAAGATAAAGCTCGACAAGTGTTTCAGACAGGAA AAAGCTGTGAAGAGGAAGGCAAATTTTGAAGAGAGTAAGAAACTGAAAGAGAGGCTACAAGCTTATAGGAAAGAAGCTGCTGGAACTGagaacatcatgtaa